The genomic interval TATGGTCCAAATACAATTGACCTTTTTGAAATTCAACTGATTGACCCGGTTCTCCAATCACGCGCCCAACACGATATTGACCATCCGCATAGTAGACAACAATATCTTGATGATGAATCCCATTGTAGCGTGGTGCGAGTTTATTCACCAACAGCCGATCATGGGCTTGAAGTGTCGTGTCCATATTTTGATGCTTTACTTCATATGGTATCACAACAAACAATACGATGACGGCTAAAACTACCAATGCGCCTATTAGAGCGAATGTCATCTTTATCAGAAACTTCAAATTTGCACTCCCAATCATATCAATTTCATCATAACAAATTTTATCTTATCATAATTTCTCTTAAAACGTTAACTTTTACATTTGAATCATACACTTCATTAGATTGCTTAAGATTTTCAACCGTTCACTTTTAACTAATATGGGATTATCATACGCGCCCTGGCAGAAATAGGACACTGACTCAACGCGCGCAATAAAAAAGACTGACAAGACGTATGCCTCATCAGCCTTTCTTTTATATTCCAATCAAAAGCAATCTCGAATTATAGACGTGCTTCTAAATCTTTTTTCTTATCTTCAAATCCAGGTTTACCTAATAATGCAAACATGTTTTGTTTATATGCTTCTACACCTGGTTGGTTGAATGGGTTCACACCTAATTGGTAACCACTCATTGCTACTGCTAATTCAAAGAAGTAAACAACATAACCGTAAGTTTCAGCGTCTAAACGAGGTAATTTAACAACCATGTTAGGAACGCCACCGTCAGTATGCGCAAGTAAAGTACCTTCGAATGCTTTTGTGTTCACTTCATCTACTGTTTTACCTGCTAAGTAGTTTAAGCCATCTAAGTCATCCGCATCTTCTTCAATTGTAATATCGTGTTTAGGATTTTCTACTTTTAATACTGTTTCAATTAAGAAACGACGACCTTCTTGTACATATTGACCTAATGAGTGTAAGTCAGTTGTAAAGTTGGCACTTGAAGGATAAATCCCTTTTAAGTCTTTACCTTCTGATTCGCCAAATAATTGTTTCCACCATTCATTGAAGTATTGTAATGATGGTTCGTAGTTGATTAACATTTCTGTAGTGTAACCTTTGTTGTAAAGGATGTTACGAATTGATGCGTATTGGTATGCAATGTTTGAAGATAAATCGTCAGAAGATAATTCTTCACGTGCTTTTGCTGCACCGCCCATCATTGCATCGATATCAATACCTGCTACAGCGATTGGTAATAAACCTACTGCAGTTAATACTGAGAAACGACCACCGACATCATCAGGTACTACGAATGTTTCGTAACCTTCATTTGTCGCAAGTTGTTTCAATGCACCTTTAGCTTGGTCAGTTGTTGCAAAAATACGTTTAACTGCTTCTTCTTTACCATATTTCTCTTCTAATAATTTTTTGAAAATACGGAACGCAACTGCAGGTTCAGTTGTTGTACCAGATTTTGAAATCACGTTAACTGAATAGTCTTTATCTGCTAAATAGTCGATAAGTGATTGTAAATATGATGATGATAAATGGTTACCTGCAAAAATAATTTCAGGATATTCACTATCTTTTTTGAATGCTGGTGTCAACATTTCGATTGCTGAACGTGCACCAAGGTACGAACCACCAATACCGATTACGACAAGTACGTCTGAATGTGATTGTACTTGTTTAGCTGCTTCTTTAATACGTGAAAATTCTTCTTTATCGTAATTAACTGGTAGGTCAACCCATCCTAAGAAGTCACTTCCTGCACCTGTACCTTCATGAATTGTACGGTGAATAGCTTTAACAGCATCTTGTTGCTGATCTAATTCGTGTTGACCGAAAAATTTTAAAGCTTTTTGATAATCTAATTGGATATGTGTCATACACTTTTGCCTCCTAATTTAACTTAACGTACTTTCATTTTACTAAGTTGTTTCAACAAATTCAATTGACTTACCCAAGCATATCCGTTGACACGTATTTTTATGAATATTTATTTGACCATTTGCATATAAATTCATTTATGTTATAGTAAAGCTATTCAAATATTAATTTTTTAACAGAGGTGACTAGGATGAAAGATAAAGTGGTTTTAGCATATTCAGGCGGTTTAGATACAAGTGTGGCCGTTAAATGGTTGATCGAACAAGGTTACGACGTCATTGCATGTTGTTTGGATGTTGGTGAAGGAAAAGATTTAGACCTTGTTTATCAAAAAGCACTCGATATGGGAGCAAGTGAGTCTCATGTCATTAATGCAACGAAAGAATTTGCAGAAGATTATGTGGGTTATACAATCAAAGGTAATCTGATGTATGAACAAACGTACCCGCTCGTTTCTGCATTGTCTCGCCCACTCATTTCTAAAAAGTTAGTCGAAATTGCGCATGAAACGAATGCCATTGCTATCGCACATGGTTGTACTGGAAAAGGAAATGACCAAGTACGTTTTGAAGTAGCGATTAAAGCATTAGATCCGAGCCTTAAAGTGATTGCGCCTGTACGTGAATGGGGTTGGAGCCGTGAAGAAGAAATCGATTATGCGAAAACACACAATATCCCTGTCCCTATTGGCAAAGCGTCTCCGTATTCCATCGACCAAAACTTATGGGGCCGCAGCAATGAATGTGGTGTATTAGAAGATCCTTATGTCGCGCCACCAATAGATGCTTATGATTTAACAAATGAATTAGAAGATACACCAGATACGGCTGATGAAATTTTAATCACATTCGAACAAGGGATTCCAACACATATTAACGGTGAGCATTATGCATTAGATGACCTGATTTTGTATTTAAATGAACTTGCTGGAAAACACGGTATTGGTAGAATCGACCATATTGAAAACCGTCTCGTAGGTATTAAATCAAGAGAAGTGTATGAAACACCAGGTGCTGAAGTGATTATCAAAGCACACCAAGCGTTAGAAACCATCACTTTAACAAAAGATGTGGCACATTTTAAACCAATTATTGAGAAACAATTCGCAGAACAAGTGTATAACGGCTTATGGTTCTCACCTTTAACTGATGCTCTTAAAACATTTGTGGATCATACGCAAAAATATGTGACTGGTGATGTACGTGTCAAACTATTTAAAGGTCATGCCATCGTCAATGGTAGAAAATCACCGTACACCCTTTACAATGAAAAATTAGCAACTTATACGAAAGAAGATGCGTTCAACCAACAATCTGCAGTGGGCTTTATCGACATTTATGGTCTACCAACACAAGTGAACGCGATGTTACATGGAGGCTATGCGGATGAGTAAAAAAGCTTGGGGTGGTAGATTTGAAGAGAAACCAGAAGAATGGGTCGATGCTTTTAATGCGTCGATTCACTTTGACAAAACGCTCATTGACGAAGATATTCATGGCAGCATCGCACACGCAACCATGCTCGCACATCAAGCAATTTTAACTGAAGCAGAAAGTGAGTTGATTATCCAAACTTTAAAAGACATTCAACACGACTTTCATGAGGGACAAATCGAATTTCAAACAGCATTAGAAGATATTCATTTGAATGTTGAACACGAATTGATTAAACGTATCGGTCCTGTGGGTGGCAAACTGCATACCGGTCGTAGCCGTAATGACCAAGTTGCAACGGATATGCATTTGTATACGAAAAAAGAAGTGCATACGATAATTGATTACATTCATGCTTTTCAACAAACATTATTACAGCTTGCAGAACAGCATGTAGAAACGATGATGCCTGGCTATACACACCTTCAACGTGCACAACCGATTTCATTTGCGCATCATATCATGACGTATTTTTGGATGCTCGAACGTGACCAGACGCGTTTCAAAGAGTCATTGGCACGTATCGATGTCTCTCCTTTAGGTGCCGCAGCATTGAGTGGGACGACGTATCCGATAGACCGTCATGAAACACAAAAGTTACTCGGTTTTAACGCGTTATATGAAAACAGTATCGATGCCGTGAGTGATCGTGACTATATTGTTGAAACGTTGAACAATATTAACTTAACGATGATTCACCTCTCTCGTTTTGCTGAAGAAATCATTTTCTGGTCATCGGAAGAAGCGAAGTTCATCACATTATCTGACGGTTTTTCAACAGGTTCATCTATTATGCCACAAAAGAAAAATCCTGATATGGCTGAGCTCATTCGGGGTAAAGTCGGACGTACAACGGGCCATCTTGTTGGCCTATTGATGACATTAAAAGGATTGCCGCTCGCTTATAATAAAGATATGCAAGAGGATAAAGAAGGCTTATTTGATGCGATTGAAACTATCAAAGGTTCACTGCGTATCTTTGACGGTATGGTCGCAACGATGACTGTGAACACCGACCGTCTACAAGCAACGGTGCGCCAAGACTTTTCAAATGCGACAGAGTTAGCGGACTATCTCGTAACGAAAGGCATCCCGTTTAGAGAGGCACACGAAATTGTCGGTAAGCTCGTCCTGTGGGCCATTCAACATGGGATGTATTTACTCGACATTCCATTAGAGGTATATCAAGACCATCAACCACAAATCGAAACAGATATTTATCAATATTTACAACCTGATGAAGCGGTCAAACGTCGTAAAAGTTATGGTGCTACAGGTCTAGATGCAGTGCGTCATCAAATCGATGTCGCAAAGACCCATTTAGCACAACATCATTCAAAGTAGTACAATCCAAACATGAGACACGGACAACTGAACGTCCGTGTCTCTTTATTGTAGCATGTTCTCGAGAAAACTCGGAAAGAGGACATCGTTTAACACGCTGATTTATCATTGTTCACATTCGTACATTTTAATTGAATGTATCGCAATCATTTCAAACATAAAGATAAAGTAATCTTTAAATTAAGAGTATTGCCATTTTTCAAATTTTTGACTATGCTGAAAATAACCTATCATACTAAGGAGGCATCAAAATGAAAGCTGCATCACACCTTTTTGCATCAACCGTTTTAATCGGAACACTACTGACTGGTTCAAGTGCACTTGTTGATAGCGCAAATGCCGGTTCACCTCAAAGTAATCCCCATCATCAAGCAACACCCCTATCTTCAAGCCAACACAATGTCTTGAACAAGCCTTATGTTAATATCGGACATCGTGGCGCGAGTGGTTATGCACCAGAACATACTTTTGCGTCTTACGATAAAAGCCTTTATGAAATGCATGCCGATTATTTAGAACTTGATTTACAAATGACTAAAGACGGCCATTTAGTCGCCATGCATGATGATAAAGTGGACCGTACTACAAATGGGACAGGTCGTATCAATCACTATACACTTGCTGAATTGAAACAGTTAGATGCCGGATCATGGTTCAATCAAAAATATCCAAAATACCAAAATCCGCAATATGTCGGCCAACAAGTCCCAACACTTGATGAGATTTTCAGTCGTTATGGCACAAGTGTCAATTATTACATCGAAACGAAATCACCAGATGTTTATCCAGGAATGGAGGAAAAACTGCTACGTCAATTACATCAATATGGTCTCGACTGTAAAAAGAACTTGCGTAACGGTAAAGTTGTCATTCAATCATTTTCAAGAGACAGTCTTAAAAAGGTTCATCACGAAAATCCTCGTATTCCTCTCGTACAATTGTTAAAGAGAGGCGAACTTCCACGACAGTCCGATGCTGATTTGAAAAAAATTCAAAGTTATGCGGTTGGTGTAGGCCCAGATTATCATGATTTAACTGCTCAAAACACACATGCATTATGTCAACAAGGCTTTTATATCCATCCTTATACCGTCAACGATCAAAAAACAATGGCGCGTTTAAATCAATATGGGGTCACAGGCGTCTTCACGAACTATCCAGATTTATATCACGCGTTAATTCAACAATAAAGTATGTTAAGAAGTTTACGATAATTGCTAAAAATATAAAAATAGCCAGTTCTTACACTTATCAATGTATTGACTGGCTATTTGACATTCACGCTATTCAATTTTAATGCATATCACTTATTAGAATGACCTCTATGGATTCCTTTAATGACGTAAATCACGCCAATCAAGATGAACAGTGCTGCAATCAACCATTCGTGCTTCATCGCAAATGTGATGCCTGCTACTGTAAAAATGGTTGCGATAATAAGTGTAAACATACTTCTATTCATTGTTGTTCCCTCCTTGATGTTCGAATTTGGATTTCCGAGTTTTCATGTATAAAAAAGCAGAAACGCACTCTCAGCGTCTCTGCTTATTCATCTCTTTTTCTCTTATGCCCAACCGCGATAACGTGCCGCTTCTGCCGTACGTTTAATACCGACAATGTAGGCTGCTAAACGCATATCAATTTTGCGATTTTCAGATAAAGTATAAATCGTATCGAATGCATTCACTAATTTTTCGCGTAACTTTTCATTCACTTCATCTTCTGTCCAATAATAACCTGTATTATTTTGTACCCATTCAAAGTATGAAACTGTTACACCACCAGCACTTGCAAGCACGTCTGGCACTAATAAAATCCCACGTTCAGTTAAAATTTTTGTTGCTTCAGGCGTTGTTGGTCCGTTAGCTGCTTCTACAACAATTTCAGCTTTAATATCAGCTGCGTTGTCTGCAGTAATTTGGTTCGCAATGGCTGCTGGTACTAAAATATCACAGTCTAATTCAAATAACTCTTTGTTTGAAATCGTATCTTCAAACAAGTTTGTTACCGTACCAAAACTGTCACGACGATCTAATAAATAGTCAATATCCAATCCTTCTGGGTCATGAAGTGCACCGTAAGCATCTGAAATACCTACTATTTTCGCACCTTTATCGTACAAGAATTTCGCTAAGAAGCTCCCTGCATTACCGAAACCTTGAATGACAATACGTGAACCTTCAATTGATTTGCCACGACGTTTTGCAGCTTCTTCGATGGCGATAACGACACCTAATGCTGTTGAGCGGTCACGTCCTTGTGAACCCCCTAATACGATAGGTTTACCTGTAATAAAGCCTGGAGAGTTAAATTCGTCCATTTGGCTATATTCGTCCATCATCCATGCCATAATTTGAGAGTTTGTGAATACGTCTGGCGCTGGAATGTCTTTTGTTGGTCCAACAATTTGTGAAATCGCACGCACATAACCACGAGATAAACGTTCAACCTCATGAATACTCATTTGACGTGGGTCACAAACAATACCACCTTTACCACCGCCGTATGGCAAGTCGACAATACCACATTTTAACGTCATCCACATTGACAATGCTTTAACTTCTTCTTCATCAACATCTGGGTGGAAACGTACCCCACCTTTAGTTGGTCCCACTGCATCGTTATGTTGTGCACGGTAACCTGTAAATGTTTTTACTGTACCATCGTCCATTTTCACTGGAATACGTACTGTCAAAAATCTTAAAGGTTCTTTGATAAGTTCATACATGCCATCATCAAAGCCTAATTTATGCATTGCTTCCTTAATGATGCCTTGCGTTGACGTCACTAAATTATTTTTTTCAGCCATGATCCATTTCGCCTCTTTTTCCTACTATTGTTTTCGCTTACATTCGTATTGTAACATAAGCGTTTTTATTTTAAAGTGGTTTCCGCTCAAATTAAACTTTAACTTTTTACCCCTGTGCAAACACCTTTTTCACTTTTTCAATCGCAAAATCTAACTCTTCTTTCGTGATGACTAATGGGGGGGCAAATCGTATGACTGTATCGTGTGTTTCTTTACATAAAAGCCCTTCATCTTTAAGACGTTCGCAATAAGGACGTGCATCTTCATTTAATTCCACACCGATAAAGAGACCGCGACCACGTACTTCTTTAATGGCCGGGTGATCAATTTCAAGTAATGCATTTTTGAAATATTCACCGAGTTCAAGTGAGCGACCTGGTAAATCTTCATCAACAATAACGTCGAGTGCAGCAAGTGAAGCGGCACATGCTAAAGGATTGCCACCGAAAGTAGAACCGTGTGAACCTGGTGTAAAGACATCAAGTACTTCTTTATCCGCAAGTACAACTGAAATGGGTAATACACCGCCCCCGAGTGCTTTACCTAAAATGTAAACGTCTGGTTTCACATCATCCCAGTCTGTCGCAAATAATTTACCTGTACGACCTAAACCGGCTTGAATTTCGTCTGCAATAAATAACACATTGTGCGCATCACATAATTCGCGCACAGCTTTTAAATAGCCTTCTGGTGGAATGTTAATCCCTGCTTCACCTTGAATCGGCTCAATCAAAACAGCAGCAGTATTTTCATTTATTGCAGCTTTTAAACTTTCAATATTACCAAATTCAACATTTTGAAAACCTTCTAACAGTGGACCATAACCACGTTGATATTCTTTTTCTGAAGAAAGTGATACTGGCGCCATTGTACGT from Staphylococcus sp. MI 10-1553 carries:
- the lepB gene encoding signal peptidase I; the encoded protein is MTFALIGALVVLAVIVLFVVIPYEVKHQNMDTTLQAHDRLLVNKLAPRYNGIHHQDIVVYYADGQYRVGRVIGEPGQSVEFQKGQLYLDHTSVTESYVNQQDQKSWSLKSLPNSESDIIPPNTYLILNDRRDDGVDSRKFGLIKKSNIEGKLWIRYYPFDRITTHF
- a CDS encoding glucose-6-phosphate isomerase, yielding MTHIQLDYQKALKFFGQHELDQQQDAVKAIHRTIHEGTGAGSDFLGWVDLPVNYDKEEFSRIKEAAKQVQSHSDVLVVIGIGGSYLGARSAIEMLTPAFKKDSEYPEIIFAGNHLSSSYLQSLIDYLADKDYSVNVISKSGTTTEPAVAFRIFKKLLEEKYGKEEAVKRIFATTDQAKGALKQLATNEGYETFVVPDDVGGRFSVLTAVGLLPIAVAGIDIDAMMGGAAKAREELSSDDLSSNIAYQYASIRNILYNKGYTTEMLINYEPSLQYFNEWWKQLFGESEGKDLKGIYPSSANFTTDLHSLGQYVQEGRRFLIETVLKVENPKHDITIEEDADDLDGLNYLAGKTVDEVNTKAFEGTLLAHTDGGVPNMVVKLPRLDAETYGYVVYFFELAVAMSGYQLGVNPFNQPGVEAYKQNMFALLGKPGFEDKKKDLEARL
- a CDS encoding argininosuccinate synthase, producing the protein MKDKVVLAYSGGLDTSVAVKWLIEQGYDVIACCLDVGEGKDLDLVYQKALDMGASESHVINATKEFAEDYVGYTIKGNLMYEQTYPLVSALSRPLISKKLVEIAHETNAIAIAHGCTGKGNDQVRFEVAIKALDPSLKVIAPVREWGWSREEEIDYAKTHNIPVPIGKASPYSIDQNLWGRSNECGVLEDPYVAPPIDAYDLTNELEDTPDTADEILITFEQGIPTHINGEHYALDDLILYLNELAGKHGIGRIDHIENRLVGIKSREVYETPGAEVIIKAHQALETITLTKDVAHFKPIIEKQFAEQVYNGLWFSPLTDALKTFVDHTQKYVTGDVRVKLFKGHAIVNGRKSPYTLYNEKLATYTKEDAFNQQSAVGFIDIYGLPTQVNAMLHGGYADE
- the argH gene encoding argininosuccinate lyase, coding for MSKKAWGGRFEEKPEEWVDAFNASIHFDKTLIDEDIHGSIAHATMLAHQAILTEAESELIIQTLKDIQHDFHEGQIEFQTALEDIHLNVEHELIKRIGPVGGKLHTGRSRNDQVATDMHLYTKKEVHTIIDYIHAFQQTLLQLAEQHVETMMPGYTHLQRAQPISFAHHIMTYFWMLERDQTRFKESLARIDVSPLGAAALSGTTYPIDRHETQKLLGFNALYENSIDAVSDRDYIVETLNNINLTMIHLSRFAEEIIFWSSEEAKFITLSDGFSTGSSIMPQKKNPDMAELIRGKVGRTTGHLVGLLMTLKGLPLAYNKDMQEDKEGLFDAIETIKGSLRIFDGMVATMTVNTDRLQATVRQDFSNATELADYLVTKGIPFREAHEIVGKLVLWAIQHGMYLLDIPLEVYQDHQPQIETDIYQYLQPDEAVKRRKSYGATGLDAVRHQIDVAKTHLAQHHSK
- a CDS encoding glycerophosphodiester phosphodiesterase, with protein sequence MKAASHLFASTVLIGTLLTGSSALVDSANAGSPQSNPHHQATPLSSSQHNVLNKPYVNIGHRGASGYAPEHTFASYDKSLYEMHADYLELDLQMTKDGHLVAMHDDKVDRTTNGTGRINHYTLAELKQLDAGSWFNQKYPKYQNPQYVGQQVPTLDEIFSRYGTSVNYYIETKSPDVYPGMEEKLLRQLHQYGLDCKKNLRNGKVVIQSFSRDSLKKVHHENPRIPLVQLLKRGELPRQSDADLKKIQSYAVGVGPDYHDLTAQNTHALCQQGFYIHPYTVNDQKTMARLNQYGVTGVFTNYPDLYHALIQQ
- a CDS encoding Glu/Leu/Phe/Val family dehydrogenase translates to MAEKNNLVTSTQGIIKEAMHKLGFDDGMYELIKEPLRFLTVRIPVKMDDGTVKTFTGYRAQHNDAVGPTKGGVRFHPDVDEEEVKALSMWMTLKCGIVDLPYGGGKGGIVCDPRQMSIHEVERLSRGYVRAISQIVGPTKDIPAPDVFTNSQIMAWMMDEYSQMDEFNSPGFITGKPIVLGGSQGRDRSTALGVVIAIEEAAKRRGKSIEGSRIVIQGFGNAGSFLAKFLYDKGAKIVGISDAYGALHDPEGLDIDYLLDRRDSFGTVTNLFEDTISNKELFELDCDILVPAAIANQITADNAADIKAEIVVEAANGPTTPEATKILTERGILLVPDVLASAGGVTVSYFEWVQNNTGYYWTEDEVNEKLREKLVNAFDTIYTLSENRKIDMRLAAYIVGIKRTAEAARYRGWA
- a CDS encoding ornithine--oxo-acid transaminase translates to MVIKSEEIIEKTNHYGAHNYLPLPIVIAEAEGVWVKDPEGNRYMDMLAAYSAVNQGHRHPKIIQAVKEQAGRVTLVSRAFHSDNLGEWYEKICKLSGKEKALPMNTGAEAVETALKAARRWAYEVKGIKPNEAEIIAMVGNFHGRTMAPVSLSSEKEYQRGYGPLLEGFQNVEFGNIESLKAAINENTAAVLIEPIQGEAGINIPPEGYLKAVRELCDAHNVLFIADEIQAGLGRTGKLFATDWDDVKPDVYILGKALGGGVLPISVVLADKEVLDVFTPGSHGSTFGGNPLACAASLAALDVIVDEDLPGRSLELGEYFKNALLEIDHPAIKEVRGRGLFIGVELNEDARPYCERLKDEGLLCKETHDTVIRFAPPLVITKEELDFAIEKVKKVFAQG